Genomic DNA from Synergistaceae bacterium:
AGAAAGCCTTCGCCGTGTTCGCGTATATATCGCCGTTTTTGGCCGCCAAATTCCTTGTCATTAGAGAGCTTTTCTTCATTGCTAAATATCAGATTAGGAAAGGAACTAAAGCCGATGAGCAAACGACAAATACTACCCTATAGTTACATATCGTAAAAACAGATTTATATTTATCAGAGGGGAAATAAAATGATTAAAGTAGGCAGCCCTACACTTGCAAGAATCGAGGATATGACTATACTGTCTGTTTCAGTAGACAACGGCTACGATGGAACACTATCGGATTTAACATTTACGTTTGAAAGTTCATACGAAAATGGTCTTGCTATTGATCGAGCGGATGGTTTACTTGTGTGTATGCTTCACTGGTTGGCAGCTCACAATTACGATGTAACATTTGATTTGCCGATTTCTGAAAGGCTTTACTATCAAATAACTGAATTTATCATACCAGCACTAAAAAGAGCAACCAAGGTTTATTGTCCATCCATGGCCTCTCCCCTCCCCCGTGGTAAGTATGTGGGAACAGGAATGACCTGCGGAGTCGACAGTTTGACTACTTTTAAACTGAATGTCACAAAAGACATTCCTGCGGAAAACAAAGTCAATATTCTCACATTTTTTGACGCGGGCACGTTCGCGGGACACAATGCTAAGGCGGATATAACTTTGGATAGAAATGGCAATCTGATAGGTGACGCAAGCATCCGAGCTAGTGAAACTTTTCAGAATTCAAAAAAATTCGCGGATGAAGTCGGACTTCCATTATTCTATATTCGGTCGAATTTGGGACAGGTTTTGAAATATAAGGAATTTCAACCGCAGGAATTCTCGTTTACGCTAAATGGATGTATACTACTTTTTCAAAAAATGTTTCGAATATACTATTTCTCTTCGACTCGTAGTTTGGACGATTTTGGGGTTGATCGCGAGCAACTCCTCGATACTTCGCGTTATGATGTTTTTACAATGCCGATGATTTCAACTGACATACTGACATTCTATTCAGCTGGCTCACCCTATAGTCGTTTGGAGAAAACGTCTTTGATAGCCGCGGATAAACTCGCTCAAAAGTACCTTTCTGTTTGCACTGGCTCTGCCCACAACTGTGGTTACTGCGACAAATGCACACGCACTATTCTTTCACTTGAAGCTCTGGGATCTTTAGATTGTTTTTCTGAAGTGTTTGACCTTGAACGATACAGTCATACTCGAACAAAACAAATAGGGAAGGTTATAGCACGGAAATTCACAAGAGACGTATACTTGACGCCAATATACTCTATGTTGAAAAAGCAACATAAAATTCCATGGTTAAGCTACATCTGGGCATTAATCTTTTTAGCAATGAACCCATTTACGCGGATGTTCAAAAATATGGATATTGAAACCAAGAATAAATTGAGACGGTGGGGTGTTAAGCACAACCTTATAAACCCATTTCACTAATATCTTCCTGCTTATAACCTTGACTGTGATACCCGTTACATTTAGCCCAACAGGTATATACCCATACTCTTTCAGTTTTACCCAGCCTAGGCTGGGTATCTTGATTCGATGCTGCCGCGCTTCCGTGTCCTTTTCATTGGATAGAGTTAGATTTTTTGCGGCAAAAAGTACAAAAGTACAGTAGATGATCGCGCGTGATCTTTGGCTTTTGGTAGCCCCAGAATAGGGGGGAGCTATTTTCTCGTGCTCCCCCCTATAAATACAATGAAGTTAAAATATTTCAGCACGCCTAACCGAACACGAGGTTCGGCAGGAACAGTACGACCTGCGGGAAAAAGATCAACACCATAACGAGAATGAATAGCATAATATAAAAAGGAATAGCTTCTTTGGCTGTTTCTTGCGGTGAGCAGCCCATGATTTCGGAGGTGGAGTAAAGCGCCACACCGACAGGAGGCGTCATGATGCCCGCCGTCACCGTGGTCATCATGACAACGCCGAAGTGTACCGGGTCGATGCCGAGCCTCGTGATGACGGGGATAAACACCGGCGTCAATAACAGAGCGATGACTCCCGTCTCAATGAACATCCCCGCCAGAATCAGGAGGAAAATGATCAAGATCAACAGGATGTGTTGGTTCGAGGTGATGCCCAGTAGCATCTCCGCGATCGTCTGAGGCATCCTGTCGAACACGATCGCGTAGCCGAAGGTACCTGAAAGTCCCAGGATGAGCATCAGCACCCCCACGTCCACGAGGGTTTGTTTCGCGGTATCCCAAAACGCTTTGAGCGTCATTTCCTTATAAATCACGCTACCCACAAATACGGCGTAAGCCGCCGCGAAAGCCCCGGACTCTGAGGGGGTAAACACTCCGAAACGAATACCCGCGATAAGAATGAACGGGAAAATTAGCGCCCAAACGTTTTGCACCAAGGCACGACCCACCTCGTTCGCTGTCGGCGCCCGATCGGTGATGGGCATGTAACCCCGTCTCTTTGACGTAATGTGAACGGTGACCATGAAAAACACCATCATCAAGAGACCGGGGAGGACGCCTCCCACGAACAGCCTGCCGATCGATACCTCTCCTACCGAGCCGTAGATGACGAAGCCCATACTGGGGGGGATCGTGCAGGTGATCAGCGCGGTAAGGCCGTTGACAGCGGCACCGTAGCCCCTGGAGTAGCCCTGTTTGATCATTTCAGGACCAAGGATTCGGCTTTCCATGACGGCGTCGGCGTTAGCGGAACCGGAAACGCCTCCCATCAAGGTGCTCATAATGACGCTGACCTGGGCCAGGCTTCCGGGCAGGTGACCGACTAAAACTCTGGAAAGGTTGACCAGACGCTCGGTGATGCCGCTCGAGTTCATGAGGTTTCCGGCGAAAATAAACAGGGGAATCGCCAGTAGGGTGAAGTTCTGCGTCTGCGAAACGATGCGCTGCACGGTAATGCTCACCGGAATATCTGGGCTCGCCACGATAAAAATAAATCCAGAAAGGCCAATGGCAAACGCCACCGGCATCCCCAGAAACAGCAAGATCAAAAACACAGAGACCATCAAAGTCATGAGTTACATCCTCCGCTCGGATAATTTACACGGCGTCGAGTCCGGTGTTTTTTAGCGTTGAAGAATAATCGAGGATCTGTTTTTTCAGTTTGATCGAGGCGGAAATGATCATAAAGAACGAACAGATCGGAAGGCTGGCGGTTACGTAGGAGTAACTCATAGCGATGTTCTGAAACTGCCGTTTTGTGTTGCTGATGCAGAGCGGAATGCCGTAGACGATCAAAATCACGAGGAAAACGATGACCACCAGTGACCATGCAACGGCGATTGCTCTCTGGCAATTCAAAGACAGCCTCGACGTGAGGAAATCCACGTTGATAATCCTGTTCTGGCGTATGCCCACGTCCGCCCCCATGAACGAAACCCATGAAAAAAGAAGCAGGGAAATGTCGACCGCCCAATTCTGAGGTCGTCCTACGCACCGCCCTATAGCCGAGATTAGAATGAGAACGGTCATCACGATAAGGCCGAACGTGGCCAACGTTTCCTCCACTTTGCAGACTATTTCATAATATCGTTTAATTCCGGCCATGACGCAACGTTCCTTTCGTTGTAAAACGTCGCGAAGGCGTATTGGGGGCCGCCGCGACGTTTTGAGATTTTCGTTACTTGCCGATCTCCGTGTAGATTTGCTTGCGAAGCTCGGTAAAGC
This window encodes:
- a CDS encoding TRAP transporter large permease subunit, with protein sequence MTLMVSVFLILLFLGMPVAFAIGLSGFIFIVASPDIPVSITVQRIVSQTQNFTLLAIPLFIFAGNLMNSSGITERLVNLSRVLVGHLPGSLAQVSVIMSTLMGGVSGSANADAVMESRILGPEMIKQGYSRGYGAAVNGLTALITCTIPPSMGFVIYGSVGEVSIGRLFVGGVLPGLLMMVFFMVTVHITSKRRGYMPITDRAPTANEVGRALVQNVWALIFPFILIAGIRFGVFTPSESGAFAAAYAVFVGSVIYKEMTLKAFWDTAKQTLVDVGVLMLILGLSGTFGYAIVFDRMPQTIAEMLLGITSNQHILLILIIFLLILAGMFIETGVIALLLTPVFIPVITRLGIDPVHFGVVMMTTVTAGIMTPPVGVALYSTSEIMGCSPQETAKEAIPFYIMLFILVMVLIFFPQVVLFLPNLVFG
- a CDS encoding TRAP transporter small permease codes for the protein MAGIKRYYEIVCKVEETLATFGLIVMTVLILISAIGRCVGRPQNWAVDISLLLFSWVSFMGADVGIRQNRIINVDFLTSRLSLNCQRAIAVAWSLVVIVFLVILIVYGIPLCISNTKRQFQNIAMSYSYVTASLPICSFFMIISASIKLKKQILDYSSTLKNTGLDAV